One part of the Vicia villosa cultivar HV-30 ecotype Madison, WI linkage group LG6, Vvil1.0, whole genome shotgun sequence genome encodes these proteins:
- the LOC131614253 gene encoding uncharacterized protein LOC131614253, translating into MSYPPQQSRFQGPPRKFDPLPTSKSEILKYLLNEQLVELRPMPPPIPGKTMPNFKANERCEFHANSPGHTLEKCWAFRHKVQDLIESGAIAFDKPNVKTNPMPRHDGTVNAIEVVTEQEFVQQRSSPIDALKRYLLAMGFVLEHNEAFKTTLQRLVNQGVVQFKEYPEEEYVAMLDRNEPLIIPRQGARKTLIIPCAKAPLLIPTQVHTRIIPVKDPYPVDKMKAVPWEYESNANTDVTNIVGPGGMTRSGRIFNTAKSKENSAQANDQPTVAPTEKSTPIDKETTNKDAEEFLALIKKSDYKVVDQLHQTPSRISLLSLLIHSEKHRDTLMKILSAAHVTKDITVNQYDGMVANLTAGACLSFSEHELPSQGKEHNKALHISIQCGKAHLSRVLIDTGSSLNVMPKATLDKIDLEGLVIRPSRLVVKAFDRSQSPVFGEVDLPMIIGPHTFCINFQVMEIEPAYTCLLGRPWIHAAGAVTSTLHQKVKFVDGNSIVTVSGEEDIFVSNLDSYRYIEAGEKALETSFQALEIATAVTLPIEKTRRAVTSWRDLQDTKMEGWGKVPEVQEKRDRLGLGYQSTKKAAKEEQRFPPIAQTFVTGGYEHVSTISGMEGYRSKKDVRRSDKNAEEFDPTWMIKSEKRYSSNLTQVSSP; encoded by the exons ATGTCCTACCCACCTCAACAAAGCAGATTCCAAGGTCCTCCGAGGAAATTTGATCCTTTGCCCACTTCTAAAAGTGAGATATTGAAGTATCTATTAAATGAGCAGTTAGTGGAACTCAGGCCTATGCCACCTCCGATTCCCGGAAAGACTATGCCCAATTTCAAAGCTAATgagaggtgtgaatttcacgccaattctccgggGCATACATTGGAAAAGTGTTGGGCCTTTAGGCACAAGGTTCAGGACCTGATAGAGTCAGGAGCAATTGCTTTTGACAAACCTAACGTGAAGACAAACCCTATGCCCCGCCATGATGgcacagtcaatgcaatagaggtAGTCACCGAGCAAGAGTTTGTTCAACAACggagctcccccatagatgccctcAAGAGGTATCTACTTGCAATGGGGTTCGTCCTCGAACATAACGAAGCCTTTAAGACAACCTTGCAAAGACTCGTGAATCAAGGGGTAGTTCAGTTTAAAGAATATCCTGAGGAAGAGTATGTGGCCATGCTGGACAGGAATGAACCGTTGATAATACCAAGGCAAGGGGCAAGGAAGACATTGATCATCCCTTGCGCCAAAGCCCCATTGCTGATACCCACACAAGTAcacactaggatcatcccagTCAAGGATCCATACCCTGTGGACAAAATGAAAGCAGTCCCGTGGGAATATGAGTCTAATGCTAATACCGATGTGACAAACATCGTCGGGCCTGGGGGTATGACTCGTAGCGGTCGCATATTCAATACTGCAAAATCAAAGGAGAACTCAGCACAAGCAAATGACCAACCTACTGTGGCCCCTACTGAAAAAAGCACACCCATAGACAAGGAGACCACTAACAAAGATGCCGAAGAGTTTTTGGCATTGatcaagaaaagtgattataagGTAGTGGATCAGTTGCACCAAACTCCATCCAGGATATCACTCCTCTCGTTGTTAATTCATTCAGAAAAGCACCGAGACACCTTGATGAAAATCTTGAGTGCTGCCCATGTAACCAAAGACATCACTGTGAATCAATAtgatggaatggtggctaatcttaCTGCTGGGGCATGCTTAAGCTTCAGTGAACACGAGTTGCCCTCACAAGGGAAAGAGCATAACAAAGCCctgcatatctccatacaatgtgggAAAGCTCATTTGTCTAGAGTGCTGATCGACACAGGGTCgtcattaaatgtgatgccaaaggccACCTTAGACAAGATAGATTTGGAAGGACTAGTAATAAGACCAAGCCGCCTGGTGGTCAAAGCCTTTGATCGGTCGCAAAGCCCGGTGTTTGGAGAGGTGGACCTCCCTATGATAATAGGCCCTCAcactttctgcatcaatttccaagtgatggagattgagcCTGCCTATACATGTTTATTGGGAcgcccttggatccatgctgctggggcagttacctctaCCCTGCATCAAAAGGTGAAATTTGTGGATGGAAATTCTATAGTAACCGTCAGTGGGGAGGAGgacatatttgtcagcaatctagaCTCATACCGATACATTGAGGCTGGGGAAAAAGCATTAGAGACTTCGTTCCAAGCACTAGAGATTGCCACTGCTGTCACACTGCCAATTGAGAAAAcgcgaagggcggtaacatcctggagagacctgCAAGACACAAAGATGGAAGGCTGGGGCAAGGTTCCAGAAGTGCAAGAGAAAAGAGATCgtctggggttaggataccaGTCAACAAAGAAGGCTGCAAAGGAAGAACAACGATTCCCTCCGATCGCACAAACTTTTGTCACAGGTGGATACGAGCATGTATCCACGATATCCGGCATGGAGG GTTACcgctcaaagaaggatgtgcgccggtcAGACAAAAACGCAGAAGAGTTCGACCCAACATGGATGATAAAATCCGAGAAGAGGTACTCAAGCAAtttgacgcaggtttcctcgcCGTAG